A section of the Chryseobacterium ginsenosidimutans genome encodes:
- a CDS encoding SusC/RagA family TonB-linked outer membrane protein, translating into MNVRISRSLGMVAVLYFTANFNAQNKTNDTLPKEQKIEEVVMIGYGTQKKSNVTGAISSIKASDIENAPNAGRPEQVLQGRAAGVSVISNSGQPGTAATVRVRGITSFGAGSNDPLWVVDGIVVDGIGWLNQSDIESMEILKDGASAAIYGVSAAKGVILITTKKGAKGRMNLSYNGFFGVGSAARKLDLLNATQYATIMNEANANDGHAPMFANPSSYGNGTDWQKQIFNSAQRQSHEFSINGGNDKSTFYTSFGYYDQEGIVLRDISNYKRINARFNSTHKVFDFLTIGQTFAYTHVKAQGISDNNEFGGPLSSAINLDPTTPLVVTDIASQPFPSDYINNANIVRDPNGNPYGISHYVSKEMSNPLAFQEIQRGRYRWSDDIVANVFGDWKINKNFSFKSSVNGKLSYWGNQAFTPKSYLSSANSFSTNSLFREIQKKFEWNTENTLTYQNKFGLHSLNVLLGQGYYEYNISYGQNTTYKNLPTNDWQEASFNFDIAPTDKTSNAWDGKETHKASYFARVVYDYDNRYLFTGTVRRDGSSKFGRNNHWGTFPAMSLGWNVSNESFWPENNVVNSFKLRGGYGVLGNDAIADFQFANFLVAGSNYTFGDNIIHVGYAPSTLENPDLKWERTSQLNIAADLKIFRNFNLSVDVYRKKSTDILRQVEVPGYLGLINNPWRNIGDMNNDGIEVSLGYKKNWGDFGISANGNFGYLKNEITRLEGGKEYVNFASFQTLGTVSRLQVGQSYGSFYGYQNLGLFQNQAEIDAYRNSNGGLIQANAKPGDFKRLDANGDGKIDEADYVNLGNSVPKYTFGLTLNMNYKNFDLMIFAQGQAGNKIFQGLRRLDIPESNYQTAILDRWTGEGTSNTVARLTKDDPNQNYTRMSDYYLQKGDYVRLKLVQIGYTLSKDVAKSIGASKIRFYVTGENLVTFTKYTGYDPEIAGADTFGIDRAFYPQARTFLFGANVQF; encoded by the coding sequence ATGAATGTAAGAATATCTAGAAGTTTGGGAATGGTTGCAGTGCTATATTTTACTGCCAACTTCAATGCCCAAAACAAAACGAATGATACCCTTCCAAAAGAGCAAAAAATTGAGGAAGTGGTAATGATCGGTTATGGTACTCAGAAAAAGAGTAATGTGACGGGAGCAATATCAAGTATTAAAGCTTCTGACATTGAAAATGCTCCCAACGCCGGTAGACCAGAACAGGTACTTCAGGGTAGAGCAGCCGGTGTGAGTGTAATATCAAATTCCGGACAACCAGGAACGGCTGCTACAGTTCGTGTTCGTGGTATTACCAGTTTTGGAGCAGGAAGTAATGATCCGCTTTGGGTTGTTGACGGAATTGTAGTTGATGGAATTGGCTGGCTGAACCAATCTGATATTGAAAGTATGGAAATCTTAAAAGATGGTGCTTCTGCAGCTATCTATGGAGTTTCTGCCGCTAAAGGGGTTATTCTTATTACTACAAAAAAAGGAGCTAAAGGAAGAATGAATCTTTCGTATAATGGATTCTTTGGTGTAGGAAGTGCTGCCAGAAAGCTTGATTTATTGAATGCTACACAATATGCAACGATCATGAATGAAGCCAATGCAAACGATGGTCATGCTCCCATGTTTGCAAACCCAAGTTCATATGGTAATGGGACAGATTGGCAAAAACAGATTTTTAATAGTGCACAGCGCCAATCTCATGAATTCAGCATCAATGGAGGAAATGATAAATCTACATTCTATACTTCATTCGGATATTACGATCAGGAAGGTATTGTATTGAGAGATATTTCAAATTATAAAAGAATTAATGCAAGATTTAATTCAACTCATAAAGTTTTTGATTTTTTAACGATAGGACAAACCTTTGCCTACACCCACGTAAAAGCGCAGGGAATTAGTGATAATAATGAATTTGGAGGACCTTTAAGTTCTGCGATCAACTTAGATCCGACGACACCCCTTGTTGTTACTGATATTGCAAGTCAGCCATTTCCGAGTGATTACATAAACAATGCAAATATTGTAAGAGATCCTAATGGAAATCCTTATGGAATTTCTCATTATGTAAGTAAAGAAATGTCTAATCCATTGGCATTCCAAGAAATTCAAAGAGGAAGATACAGATGGTCGGATGATATTGTTGCTAATGTTTTCGGAGATTGGAAAATTAATAAGAATTTTAGTTTTAAATCAAGTGTAAACGGGAAACTGTCTTATTGGGGAAATCAGGCATTTACTCCGAAATCATATTTAAGCTCTGCCAATTCGTTTTCTACGAATAGCTTATTCAGAGAAATTCAGAAAAAATTTGAATGGAATACAGAGAATACCCTTACTTATCAAAATAAATTTGGCTTACATAGCTTAAATGTATTATTGGGACAAGGATATTATGAGTACAATATTTCTTATGGACAAAATACAACGTATAAAAACCTTCCTACAAATGATTGGCAAGAAGCATCATTCAATTTTGATATTGCGCCGACTGATAAAACTTCAAATGCTTGGGATGGAAAAGAAACACATAAAGCTTCTTACTTTGCAAGGGTAGTTTACGATTATGATAACAGATATCTTTTCACAGGAACTGTTCGTAGAGACGGATCATCAAAATTCGGAAGAAACAATCACTGGGGAACTTTCCCGGCAATGTCTTTGGGATGGAATGTGTCTAATGAAAGCTTTTGGCCAGAAAATAATGTAGTGAACAGTTTTAAATTAAGAGGTGGATATGGTGTATTAGGAAATGACGCGATTGCAGATTTCCAATTTGCCAACTTCTTAGTTGCCGGAAGCAATTATACTTTTGGAGATAATATTATCCATGTTGGATATGCACCAAGTACATTAGAAAATCCTGACTTAAAATGGGAAAGAACTTCTCAGCTTAACATTGCAGCAGATCTTAAGATTTTTAGAAACTTTAATCTGAGCGTTGATGTTTACAGAAAGAAAAGTACGGATATCCTTAGACAAGTTGAAGTTCCCGGTTATTTAGGATTAATCAATAATCCTTGGAGAAATATTGGGGATATGAATAACGACGGGATAGAAGTAAGTTTAGGCTACAAGAAAAACTGGGGTGATTTCGGTATTTCTGCAAATGGTAACTTCGGATATCTAAAGAATGAAATTACTAGACTTGAAGGTGGTAAAGAGTATGTTAATTTTGCTTCTTTCCAAACCCTTGGAACTGTTTCTAGGTTACAAGTTGGTCAATCTTACGGTTCTTTCTACGGATATCAGAACCTGGGTCTTTTCCAGAATCAAGCGGAGATTGATGCCTACAGAAATTCAAATGGAGGATTGATTCAGGCTAATGCAAAACCGGGTGATTTCAAAAGATTAGATGCAAACGGAGATGGTAAAATTGATGAAGCGGATTATGTAAATCTTGGTAATTCTGTACCTAAATATACATTTGGTCTTACTCTAAATATGAATTATAAGAATTTTGATCTTATGATATTTGCTCAAGGACAGGCTGGAAATAAAATTTTCCAGGGTTTGAGAAGACTTGATATTCCGGAATCTAACTATCAAACTGCAATTCTTGATCGTTGGACTGGTGAAGGAACTTCTAACACCGTTGCAAGACTTACGAAAGATGACCCGAATCAAAACTACACAAGAATGTCTGATTATTATCTTCAAAAAGGAGATTATGTACGTCTGAAATTAGTTCAGATAGGATATACACTTTCTAAAGATGTAGCAAAAAGTATTGGTGCTTCTAAAATAAGATTTTATGTGACGGGAGAGAATCTTGTAACCTTTACAAAATATACAGGTTATGATCCTGAAATTGCAGGTGCAGATACTTTCGGTATAGATAGAGCTTTTTATCCACAGGCAAGAACTTTCCTTTTTGGTGCTAATGTTCAATTTTAA
- a CDS encoding NUDIX hydrolase, whose protein sequence is MKIKNEKNKETLQELIDTKDFVAHVSVDCTIFGFHNNILKVLLLKYHDLDLWSLPGGFVFNDEDLREAAARVLHERTHLKDIFLKQFHTFGRIDRTENNVHKILLRNKGVEVPKNHWIFQRFITVGYCSLIDFSMANTFPDAFNETCEWFEVDKLPKMAFDHDRIIETGLEYLRMNINTEVAASNLLPEKFTMKDLQCLYETILDEKFRRNNFQRKILSLNILERLEKLYDGSANKAPYLYKFKNRIYNPTNQYPISNEDGN, encoded by the coding sequence ATGAAAATCAAGAACGAAAAAAACAAAGAAACTCTCCAGGAACTCATTGATACAAAAGACTTTGTCGCCCATGTATCTGTTGACTGTACCATATTTGGTTTTCATAATAATATCCTTAAAGTTTTACTTTTGAAGTACCACGATCTGGATTTGTGGTCTCTTCCCGGCGGTTTCGTTTTTAATGATGAAGATCTTCGCGAAGCTGCTGCACGTGTTTTACACGAAAGAACACACCTTAAAGATATTTTTCTGAAACAATTTCATACGTTTGGAAGAATCGACAGGACAGAGAATAATGTTCACAAAATTCTTTTAAGAAATAAGGGTGTTGAGGTTCCGAAAAATCACTGGATCTTTCAACGATTCATAACAGTTGGTTATTGCAGCCTGATTGATTTTTCGATGGCCAATACTTTTCCTGATGCTTTTAATGAAACCTGCGAATGGTTTGAAGTGGATAAACTTCCAAAAATGGCTTTCGACCACGACAGAATCATCGAAACAGGACTTGAATACCTGAGAATGAATATCAATACCGAAGTTGCAGCAAGTAATCTTCTTCCTGAAAAATTCACTATGAAAGATCTTCAATGCCTTTACGAAACCATTTTGGATGAAAAATTCAGAAGAAACAATTTCCAGCGTAAAATATTGAGTTTAAACATCTTAGAAAGACTTGAAAAACTATACGACGGTTCGGCAAATAAAGCTCCGTATTTATACAAGTTTAAAAACAGAATCTACAATCCTACAAACCAGTACCCTATTTCCAACGAAGACGGGAATTGA
- a CDS encoding DUF922 domain-containing protein → MKGIFVACFLISNVLFGQKIYWTETGKLKWSNFKSKINNQRGENVVAYTNCGWIYSYVRSSNPKSAIKIKIETVFNEDKSWKDVKKINNYVLLHEQKHFDVAEVFSRKLRKEVAEKVKTGADFDKYFKEIYNRILKEYQDFQRAYDGETKNGIIEEKQSEYNRIIAEELENYKSYKAS, encoded by the coding sequence ATGAAAGGGATTTTTGTAGCTTGTTTTCTGATTTCCAATGTGTTATTTGGTCAAAAAATATATTGGACGGAAACAGGAAAGTTAAAATGGAGCAACTTTAAAAGCAAAATAAATAATCAGCGCGGAGAAAACGTAGTGGCATATACCAATTGCGGCTGGATCTATTCTTACGTAAGATCTTCAAACCCAAAATCTGCGATCAAAATAAAAATTGAAACGGTCTTCAATGAAGATAAATCATGGAAAGACGTAAAAAAAATCAACAATTATGTCTTGTTGCATGAGCAAAAACATTTTGATGTAGCCGAAGTTTTTTCAAGAAAATTGAGAAAAGAAGTTGCCGAAAAAGTAAAGACAGGAGCAGATTTTGATAAATATTTCAAAGAAATTTACAATAGAATTCTCAAAGAATATCAGGATTTTCAAAGAGCTTATGACGGGGAAACCAAGAATGGTATTATTGAGGAAAAACAATCAGAATATAATCGTATTATTGCTGAAGAATTAGAAAATTATAAAAGCTATAAAGCGTCTTGA
- a CDS encoding MFS transporter, which translates to MSTKVPKISLPLKLTFLIFSMVLNCMGIVILQLSEAKITYEKLGFLESFKDLPIAFISLFAVNFISKFGTKKSLILALTIVGICSLILPFVEVFWFYKLWFAIIGTCFAIGKICVFGIIRNNISDEKSLAKTMNSVEASFMIGVFVVNIGFGWIISSKFSEFWKFGFLSISVLSAIAIFLFLRLPISEPIKSEKENIIKDLSTLINPLLIIFLAVIFSIVFVEQSFNSWLPSFYKNHLKVNSFFALQASSFLSLFSYIGRTITANIIQRFSLSKYYILCLSLIVLVLIIIIGIQFFDTVDSKLLLFLFPVIGLFLSPLYPVINSKMIARIDKAKANLFTSLIVIFSSLGSSVSSIIMAILFANQMLNFYSLYILVAVIAVFTISLIYFKLADKRFEK; encoded by the coding sequence ATGTCAACTAAAGTCCCAAAAATATCACTTCCTCTAAAGTTAACTTTTCTTATTTTCTCCATGGTCTTAAACTGCATGGGTATTGTAATTCTTCAACTTTCGGAGGCAAAAATAACCTATGAAAAGCTAGGTTTTCTGGAATCTTTTAAAGATCTTCCGATTGCATTTATATCACTTTTTGCAGTGAATTTCATCAGCAAATTTGGGACAAAAAAATCCTTGATCCTGGCATTAACAATTGTTGGGATTTGTTCACTTATTTTACCATTTGTAGAAGTGTTTTGGTTTTATAAACTTTGGTTTGCAATTATTGGAACGTGTTTCGCGATAGGAAAAATTTGCGTTTTCGGAATTATCAGAAACAATATTTCAGATGAAAAATCTCTTGCAAAAACGATGAACAGCGTGGAAGCTTCTTTTATGATAGGCGTTTTTGTTGTCAATATAGGTTTTGGATGGATAATTTCAAGTAAATTTTCAGAATTCTGGAAATTTGGCTTTTTATCAATTTCTGTTTTATCTGCCATAGCAATTTTTTTATTTTTAAGACTTCCGATTTCAGAACCCATTAAAAGTGAGAAAGAAAATATTATCAAAGATCTTTCAACATTAATTAATCCTTTGCTCATTATTTTTTTAGCTGTAATTTTTTCAATTGTATTTGTTGAACAGAGCTTTAATTCGTGGCTGCCTTCGTTTTATAAAAATCATCTAAAGGTCAATTCTTTCTTTGCACTTCAGGCTTCTTCTTTTCTATCTCTTTTTTCTTACATCGGGAGAACAATTACAGCCAATATTATCCAAAGATTTTCTTTATCCAAATATTACATTTTGTGCTTATCATTAATCGTTTTGGTGCTTATCATTATTATCGGAATACAGTTTTTCGATACAGTTGATTCTAAATTATTATTATTTTTATTTCCTGTTATCGGTCTGTTTTTGTCACCGCTTTATCCTGTTATTAATTCAAAAATGATTGCCCGGATTGATAAAGCAAAAGCGAACCTTTTCACCTCTTTAATTGTAATTTTTTCGTCTCTCGGAAGCTCTGTAAGCTCAATTATTATGGCAATTCTATTTGCAAATCAAATGTTGAATTTTTACTCCTTATATATTTTAGTCGCTGTAATTGCGGTCTTTACGATAAGTTTAATTTATTTTAAACTTGCTGATAAAAGATTTGAAAAATAA
- a CDS encoding acyl-CoA dehydrogenase family protein, translating to MSYYSLTSIPDYYGIDALLTEEHKLIRQSVRDWVESFVMPQIDQAAQNHTDIPNLMKELGQIGALGPYIPVEYGGSGLDQISYGIIMQELERGDSAVRSAASVQSSLVMFPINEFGSEEQKKKYLPKLAAGEMIGSFGLTEPNHGSDPGSMETYFKDMGDHYLLNGAKMWITNSPLCDIAVIWAKNEEGKVQGLIVERGMEGFTTPETHNKWSLRASKTGELVFNDVKVPKENLLPGVTGLKGPLSCLNSARYGISWGVIGAAIDCYCTAVQYSKERKQFGKPIGSFQLQQKKLAEFLTEITKAQLLCLQLGTLKNNHKATPAQISMAKRNNVKMAIDIARESRQILGGMGIMGEFPMMRHAANLESVITYEGTHDVHLLITGLDITGINAF from the coding sequence ATGTCATATTATTCCCTTACAAGCATTCCTGACTATTACGGGATTGATGCTTTACTTACTGAAGAACATAAACTTATCCGCCAGTCTGTAAGAGATTGGGTAGAAAGTTTTGTGATGCCTCAAATTGATCAGGCTGCACAAAATCATACAGATATACCTAATTTAATGAAAGAATTGGGGCAAATCGGAGCTTTAGGTCCATATATTCCTGTTGAATATGGTGGTTCCGGCTTAGATCAGATTTCATACGGAATTATTATGCAGGAACTGGAAAGAGGAGATTCTGCAGTACGTTCCGCCGCTTCTGTACAAAGTTCTTTGGTGATGTTTCCTATTAATGAATTCGGTTCTGAGGAACAGAAGAAAAAATACTTACCAAAGTTAGCAGCCGGAGAAATGATCGGTTCTTTCGGACTTACTGAGCCTAACCACGGTTCAGATCCTGGTTCTATGGAAACTTATTTTAAAGATATGGGAGATCATTATCTGTTGAATGGTGCCAAAATGTGGATCACAAACTCTCCTCTTTGCGATATCGCCGTAATTTGGGCTAAAAATGAAGAAGGAAAAGTACAGGGATTAATCGTTGAAAGAGGAATGGAAGGCTTCACAACTCCGGAAACTCATAATAAATGGAGCTTAAGAGCTTCAAAAACAGGCGAATTGGTTTTCAATGATGTAAAAGTTCCTAAAGAAAATCTACTTCCGGGAGTAACGGGATTAAAAGGACCTTTATCTTGTTTAAATTCAGCGAGATATGGTATTTCTTGGGGAGTAATTGGTGCTGCTATTGACTGTTATTGTACTGCAGTTCAGTATTCTAAGGAAAGAAAACAATTTGGAAAACCAATAGGCTCTTTTCAGTTACAACAGAAAAAATTAGCAGAATTTTTAACTGAAATCACTAAGGCTCAATTACTTTGCTTACAGTTGGGAACCCTTAAAAACAATCATAAAGCAACTCCTGCGCAAATTTCAATGGCAAAAAGAAACAACGTAAAAATGGCGATTGACATTGCAAGAGAATCGCGTCAAATTCTTGGCGGAATGGGAATTATGGGTGAATTCCCGATGATGAGACACGCTGCAAATCTTGAATCTGTGATTACTTATGAAGGAACTCATGATGTTCATTTGCTCATTACAGGCTTGGATATTACCGGGATTAATGCTTTCTAA
- a CDS encoding GLPGLI family protein, translating to MYKLLFLFIVSFASAQSYRFVYEYKMKPDINKKDSIITDYMNLDTDGKKSYFYNSAKYERDSAYSASKNYKDLLLAKSYDQNLSYIVEKDYSKKTMNFYDKFKTVNLLITDNEVPKWSIEKEFLKINNINCQKATANYKGRIWEAWFSKDYPVNDGPYKFSGLPGLIVSLKDSDNDHVFNLIQIKKISGIFSFVPKSNKTMTFAEYKKTMNSFTFRNDDIESMSINKQIGTADIQLKDGYIAKLKADDMKSGKIDEKISRLLKRTNNYIEKD from the coding sequence ATGTATAAATTACTTTTCTTATTCATCGTCTCTTTTGCTTCAGCTCAGAGCTATCGGTTTGTTTACGAATACAAAATGAAACCTGATATCAATAAAAAAGACTCCATCATTACCGATTACATGAATCTTGATACAGACGGAAAAAAATCATATTTCTATAATTCAGCAAAGTATGAAAGAGACTCAGCTTACAGTGCGAGTAAAAATTATAAAGATTTGCTGTTGGCTAAATCTTATGACCAAAATTTGAGTTATATTGTAGAAAAAGATTATTCAAAAAAGACAATGAATTTTTATGATAAATTCAAGACAGTCAATTTGTTAATTACGGATAATGAAGTTCCGAAATGGAGTATTGAGAAAGAATTTTTAAAGATTAATAATATCAATTGTCAAAAAGCTACGGCAAATTATAAAGGGAGAATTTGGGAAGCTTGGTTCAGCAAAGATTATCCTGTAAACGATGGTCCGTACAAATTTTCGGGTCTTCCAGGGCTTATTGTAAGCCTTAAAGATTCTGATAATGATCATGTTTTTAATTTAATTCAGATCAAGAAAATCAGCGGAATCTTTTCTTTTGTACCCAAATCAAATAAAACAATGACTTTTGCAGAGTATAAAAAAACGATGAATAGTTTTACTTTCAGGAACGACGATATCGAAAGTATGAGCATTAACAAACAAATTGGGACAGCTGATATTCAATTAAAAGACGGATATATTGCCAAACTCAAAGCTGATGATATGAAATCAGGGAAAATAGATGAGAAGATTTCAAGATTATTAAAAAGAACCAACAATTATATTGAAAAAGATTAA
- the rsmG gene encoding 16S rRNA (guanine(527)-N(7))-methyltransferase RsmG — MSTTLLLKYFPDLTETQINQFNKLESLYNEWNEKINVISRKDMESLYEKHILHSLGIAKVMEFAPGTKVLDIGTGGGFPGIPLAILFPESQFTLVDSIGKKITVVNAVAEGIGLKNVTGIHGRAEKLKEKFHFVVSRAVTQMPEFLRWLKGKFEKDQFNPKHNGILYLKGGDLAEELAGLKCEIYSLKNYFDEEFFDTKKVVYLSKGNFNS; from the coding sequence ATGTCTACAACGTTACTATTAAAATATTTTCCGGATCTTACAGAAACACAGATTAATCAGTTCAATAAATTGGAGAGTTTATACAATGAATGGAACGAAAAAATCAATGTTATCTCAAGAAAAGATATGGAATCTTTGTATGAAAAGCATATTTTACATTCTTTAGGAATAGCAAAAGTAATGGAATTTGCACCAGGAACAAAGGTTCTGGATATCGGAACGGGAGGTGGTTTTCCGGGAATTCCTCTGGCAATTTTGTTTCCGGAATCACAATTTACATTGGTTGATTCTATCGGGAAAAAAATAACGGTTGTAAATGCTGTTGCAGAAGGAATCGGATTAAAAAATGTAACCGGAATCCACGGAAGAGCGGAAAAATTAAAAGAAAAATTCCATTTTGTAGTAAGCCGCGCAGTAACACAAATGCCGGAATTTCTGAGATGGCTGAAGGGTAAATTTGAAAAAGATCAATTTAATCCCAAGCATAACGGAATTTTATATTTAAAAGGCGGAGATCTTGCTGAAGAGCTTGCCGGACTTAAATGTGAAATTTACAGCCTTAAAAACTATTTTGATGAAGAATTTTTTGATACAAAAAAAGTAGTGTATCTGTCAAAAGGTAATTTTAATTCTTAA
- a CDS encoding PD-(D/E)XK nuclease family protein: MKFLNKIVHELLAQNPDLSEFNIVLPGKRPIVFIRRILEENNYSGFLPNFFTIEELINRIADKQPIQGISLWLFAFDVYKSLNLIPNDDFADFLKWFPTLQKDWDDILKFSESDDAVLQYMFDEERIKEWAQDLGEDDDVPRKKFLNFWKNMTVFLPVLKKKLQDKNWATSGMIHETAKAKIIDFAKNTKEQFVFCGFNAFTPAEEKLVRSLLQWDKGQCFFQADHYYFDDERQEAGKFLRNHKTWKEFTDNRAFQWIEDDFNQPKNIKVYEVSGNVAQTKILPEIFKEIKNKTFSNTAVVLLDENLLPASLDVMYGIQNLNITMGFPLKNLSFSNAIKQLFYLQKQLEKNKSSYYYRDVFPILEELPKSTEDELIIIQFKAKIEERNIVYISKKLLHELLGELSYFNLLQKAESTSIYLDSLIAFCRKVKWLEIDDIQYENVSHFENSFRVIKNQLSPYQFEIKMETLEILINQHINSESIDFQGEPLRGLQIMGLLETRLLNFENVIMLSVNEGKLPLGNSQNTYIPFDIRRFFDLHTFLENDSIYAYHFYRLIQDAKNVHLLFNALSSGVNTGEKSRFITQIEMESSHNIEHLIIENSSEPIITQPIEISKTDIVLERLQKWKEKVSASHLTSYLYNPIDFYLSKILKTSENDEIEEELSIKNYGNLVHYTLQEVYEVIKGKILKESDLRESIKAIDQYIEIAIEKLKHQPEFYEKGMNFIHKAIAKKVVGSILNYDLELVKSGNKLEILDIEKRFENVDFYFDKNDKISFFGFIDRIDRLNGTLRIIDYKTAKIKNLVVKIDQDNVDKYFHNGDRKQALQLCIYQYVVQNLPEFWGLPIETGIWSFAEAKKGVISLQFEKGDIDDAMKSIKSLIEEILNPDINFIEEIKTYSN, encoded by the coding sequence TTGAAATTCCTCAATAAAATCGTCCACGAATTATTAGCCCAAAACCCGGATCTCTCTGAGTTTAATATTGTTCTGCCCGGAAAACGCCCCATTGTTTTCATTCGAAGAATTCTGGAAGAGAACAATTATTCAGGGTTTCTTCCCAACTTTTTTACTATTGAAGAATTAATCAACAGAATTGCTGATAAACAGCCAATTCAGGGTATTTCTTTATGGCTTTTTGCCTTCGATGTTTATAAAAGTCTGAACCTTATTCCTAATGATGATTTTGCCGATTTTTTGAAATGGTTTCCCACTTTACAGAAAGATTGGGATGATATTTTGAAGTTTTCAGAAAGTGATGATGCGGTTTTACAATATATGTTTGATGAAGAGAGAATAAAGGAATGGGCGCAGGATTTAGGTGAAGATGATGATGTTCCAAGGAAAAAGTTTCTTAATTTCTGGAAAAATATGACCGTTTTTCTTCCTGTTCTCAAGAAAAAGCTACAGGATAAAAACTGGGCAACTTCAGGAATGATTCATGAAACGGCAAAAGCTAAGATTATTGATTTTGCTAAAAATACAAAAGAACAATTCGTTTTTTGCGGATTTAATGCTTTTACTCCGGCTGAAGAAAAATTGGTCAGAAGTCTGTTGCAGTGGGATAAAGGACAGTGTTTTTTTCAGGCAGACCACTATTACTTTGATGATGAAAGGCAGGAAGCAGGGAAATTTTTAAGAAATCACAAGACATGGAAAGAGTTTACTGACAACAGGGCTTTTCAATGGATTGAGGATGATTTTAATCAACCTAAAAATATAAAAGTTTACGAAGTTTCAGGAAACGTTGCACAAACGAAAATTTTGCCTGAAATTTTTAAAGAAATAAAAAATAAAACTTTTTCCAACACTGCTGTTGTTTTATTGGATGAAAATCTTCTTCCCGCAAGTTTGGATGTGATGTATGGTATTCAGAACCTGAATATTACAATGGGATTTCCGTTGAAGAATCTTTCTTTTTCAAATGCCATAAAACAGCTTTTTTATCTTCAGAAACAATTAGAAAAAAATAAATCTTCTTATTATTACCGTGACGTTTTCCCCATTCTTGAGGAGCTTCCGAAATCTACTGAAGATGAGTTGATTATCATTCAGTTTAAGGCTAAAATTGAGGAAAGAAATATTGTTTATATTTCAAAAAAATTGCTGCACGAACTTTTAGGTGAGCTTTCGTATTTTAATCTGCTCCAAAAAGCTGAATCTACAAGTATTTATTTAGATTCATTAATAGCGTTTTGTAGGAAAGTAAAATGGCTGGAAATAGATGATATTCAATATGAAAACGTATCTCACTTCGAGAATTCATTTAGGGTCATTAAAAACCAATTGTCTCCTTATCAGTTTGAGATTAAAATGGAAACATTGGAGATCTTGATCAATCAGCATATTAATTCTGAAAGTATTGATTTTCAAGGAGAGCCTTTGCGTGGATTACAGATTATGGGACTTTTAGAAACCCGTCTTCTGAATTTTGAGAATGTTATCATGCTTTCGGTAAATGAAGGGAAATTACCACTTGGGAACTCACAAAATACCTATATTCCTTTTGATATCCGAAGGTTTTTTGATCTCCATACTTTTCTGGAAAATGACAGTATTTATGCTTATCATTTTTATCGCCTGATACAGGATGCTAAAAATGTTCATCTGTTATTTAATGCTTTAAGTTCAGGTGTAAATACGGGTGAAAAAAGCAGGTTCATTACCCAAATTGAAATGGAAAGTTCTCATAATATAGAACATTTGATTATTGAGAATTCTTCTGAGCCAATTATTACCCAGCCGATAGAAATCTCAAAGACAGATATTGTTTTGGAAAGGCTGCAGAAATGGAAAGAAAAAGTTTCTGCTTCACACCTTACAAGTTATCTTTATAATCCGATTGATTTTTATCTTTCTAAGATTTTAAAGACGTCTGAAAATGATGAAATTGAAGAGGAATTGTCGATTAAAAACTATGGAAATTTAGTTCATTATACACTTCAAGAAGTTTATGAAGTTATTAAAGGTAAGATATTAAAGGAAAGTGATTTAAGAGAATCAATTAAAGCGATAGATCAGTATATAGAAATTGCAATAGAAAAGCTGAAACATCAACCTGAATTCTATGAAAAAGGAATGAATTTTATTCATAAAGCTATTGCCAAAAAAGTGGTTGGAAGTATTCTTAATTATGATCTTGAACTGGTAAAATCTGGAAATAAATTAGAGATTTTAGACATAGAAAAACGATTCGAAAATGTAGATTTTTACTTTGATAAAAATGATAAAATTTCCTTCTTTGGTTTCATTGACAGAATTGACAGACTGAACGGAACCCTAAGAATTATTGATTATAAAACTGCGAAAATAAAAAATCTTGTTGTCAAAATCGATCAGGATAATGTCGATAAGTATTTCCATAACGGCGATCGTAAACAAGCGTTACAATTATGTATTTATCAGTATGTTGTACAGAATCTTCCTGAGTTTTGGGGGCTTCCGATCGAAACGGGAATCTGGAGTTTTGCAGAGGCTAAAAAAGGTGTTATTTCTCTACAATTTGAGAAAGGTGATATTGATGATGCTATGAAATCTATTAAAAGCTTAATTGAAGAAATTCTTAATCCGGATATTAATTTTATTGAAGAAATAAAAACATATTCAAATTAA